One window of the Rosa rugosa chromosome 3, drRosRugo1.1, whole genome shotgun sequence genome contains the following:
- the LOC133736542 gene encoding trafficking protein particle complex II-specific subunit 120 homolog isoform X3, producing MGDYCLLAGSPVDANLHYSTALELARLTGDFFWYAGALEGSVCALLIDRMGQKDTAVEEEVRYRYSSVILHYRKSFIQENAQRVSPLTFELEATLKLARFLCRRELAREVVELLTNAADGAKSLIDASDRLVLYVEIARLYGTLGYQRKAAFFSRQVAQLYLQQDNRLAAISAMQVLAMTTKAYRVQSKASTLEDSVPKKETGSSVAEGGKMLHQSVVSLFESQWSTLQMVVLREILLSAVRAGDPLAAWGAAARLLRSYYPLITPAGQNGLASALSNSADRLPSGTRCADPALPFIRLYSFPLHPSQMDIVKRNPAREDWWAGAANTGPFIYTPFSKGEPSNNSKQELIWIVGEPVQILVELANPCGFDLRVDSIYLSVPSGNFDAFPVTVNLPPNSSKVVTLSGIPTSVGPVTIPGCTVHCFGVITEHLFKDVDNLLLGATQGLVLSDPFRCCGSARLKNISVPSISVVPPLPLLVSRVVGGDGAIILHEGEIRDIWISLANAGTVPVEQVHVSLSGKHQDSVLFIASETLKSALPLRPGAEVTIPVTLKAWRIVLADADTAAGRSASKHSKDGNSPTLLIHYAGTLPNTGDPSTEKSVVPPGRRLVVPLQICVLQGLSFVKARLLSMEIPAQVGENLPKPVHIDNSLTEGAVGTPNKMDRLVKIDPFRGSWGLRFLELELSNPTDVVFEISVSVQLENTDHEHSLSDDRDATEYGYPKTRIDRDCSARVLIPLEHFKLPVLDDSFFVKDNQADGSGRSYSFSERNTKAELNASIKNLISRIKVRWQSGRNSTGELNIKDAVQAALQTSVMDVLLPDPLTFCFRLSRNGPGPENIDSHVESNDQVDSSASKGSVMAHEMTPMEVMVRNNTKELIKMSLNVVCRDVAGEDCVECANATVLCSGVLGGITMEVPPLEEINHSFSLYFLVPGEYTLIAAAMIEDANDILRARARTKSSDEPIFCRGPPYHVRVVGTA from the exons ATGGGTGATTATTGCTTGTTGGCAGGATCACCGGTTGATGCCAATCTTCATTACTCTACTGCACTGGAACTTGCTAGGTTGACCGGAGATTTTTTTTGGTATGCTGGTGCATTGGAGGGAAGCGTTTGTGCATTACTG ATTGATCGAATGGGCCAAAAGGATACAGCCGTGGAAGAAGAAGTTAGATATCGGTATAGTAGTGTCATTTTGCACTACAGGAAGTCGTTCATACAAGAGAATGCTCAGAG AGTTTCACCCTTAACATTTGAACTTGAGGCTACTCTGAAATTGGCAAGGTTTCTTTGCAG ACGTGAGCTGGCTAGGGAGGTAGTGGAGCTACTAACAAATGCAGCAGATGGTGCGAAATCTCTGATTGATGCCAGTGATAGACTTGTGCTTTATGTTGAAATAGCTCGTTTATATGGAACTCTCGGTTATCAGCGAAAAGCTGCCTTTTTCTCAAGGCAGGTAGCTCAGTTATATTTGCAACAAGATAATAGACTGGCTGCCATTAGTGCAATGCAAGTTCTTGCAATGACCACAAAAGCATATCGTGTTCAGAGTAAAGCTTCAACCTTGGAAGATTCTGTTCCCAAA AAGGAAACTGGATCAAGTGTTGCTGAGGGTGGGAAAATGCTCCATCAGTCGGTAGTCTCTCTATTTGAGTCTCAGTGGAGCACATTACAGATGGTTGTACTAAGGGAAATCCTGCTATCTGCTGTCCGAGCAGGAGATCCTCTTGCTGCGTGGGGTGCAGCTGCAAGACTACTAAGATCATATTATCCTTTAATTACACCTGCTGGGCAAAATGGCCTTGCTAGTGCACTTTCCAATTCAGCGGATCGGTTGCCCTCAGGAACTCGCTGTGCTGACCCTGCCTTACCTTTCATTAG GTTGTATTCTTTTCCTCTCCATCCCTCACAAATGGACATTGTAAAGCGCAATCCTGCTAGAGAAGACTGGTGGGCTGGAGCTGCTAATACTGGGCCTTTTATTTATACACCATTCAGCAAGGGAGAGCCAAGCAATAACAGCAAACAGGAGCTGATTTGGATTGTTGGAGAACCAGTTCAGATTTTGGTGGAACTGGCAAACCCATGCGGCTTTGATTTGAGGGTCGATAGTATATATCTCTCTGTGCCTTCAGGAAATTTTGATGCTTTTCCAGTCACTGTAAATCTTCCACCCAATTCATCAAAGGTGGTCACTTTATCAGGGATCCCAACTTCAGTAGGGCCAGTGACAATTCCTGGGTGCACCGTCCACTGCTTTGGTGTTATTACTGAACACCTGTTTAAGGATGTTGACAATCTACTCCTTGGAGCTACACAAGGACTTGTTCTTTCTGACCCTTTCAGATGCTGTGGGTCTGCAAGGTTGAAAAATATATCTGTTCCAAGTATTTCTGTAGTACCGCCACTGCCATTACTGGTTTCACGTGTTGTTGGTGGTGATGGTGCAATCATTCTACACGAAGGTGAAATTCGTGATATATGGATAAGTCTGGCTAATGCTGGTACAGTTCCAGTTGAGCAAGTCCATGTATCGCTATCTGGAAAACACCAAGATTCTGTTCTCTTTATTGCATCTGAAACCTTAAAATCTGCCCTTCCCTTGAGGCCTGGAGCAGAAGTGACAATTCCTGTGACTTTAAAAGCTTGGCGAATTGTCTTAGCGGATGCAGATACTGCTGCTGGCAGGAGTGCCTCTAAGCACTCTAAGGATGGAAATAGCCCCACATTATTGATCCATTATGCAG GGACTCTGCCAAATACTGGAGATCCTTCAACAGAAAAGTCTGTTGTCCCACCTGGCAGACGCCTGGTTGTTCCTTTGCAGATTTGTGTTTTGCAAGGTTTGTCTTTTGTAAAGGCTCGTCTGCTCTCGATGGAGATTCCTGCACAAGTAGGTGAAAACCTTCCGAAGCCAGTTCATATTGACAATAGTCTTACTGAAGGAGCTGTGGGCACTCCAAATAAGATGGACAGATTGGTGAAAATTGATCCTTTTAGAGGAAGCTGGGGACTACGCTTCCTTGAACTTGAGTTGTCTAATCCAACTGATGTTGTCTTTGAAATTAGTGTTTCAGTCCAACTGGAGAACACCGATCATGAGCATAGCCTCTCCGATGATCGAGATGCTACTGAGTATGGTTACCCTAAAACAAGAATTGATCGAGATTGTTCTGCGAGGGTACTGATACCACTGGAGCATTTTAAATTGCCTGTTCTTGATGATTCTTTTTTTGTAAAAGATAATCAAGCTGATGGGAGTGGCAGAAGTTATAGCTTTTCAGAAAGGAATACGAAAGCTGAACTTAATGCCTCTATCAAGAACCTTATATCTAGAATAAAGGTTAGGTGGCAATCAGGGCGAAACAGCACTGGAGAATTAAATATCAAGGATGCTGTACAGGCTGCCCTTCAGACATCTGTTATGGATGTACTGCTGCCAGACCCATTAACATTTTGCTTCAGGCTTTCCAGAAATGGCCCTGGACCTGAAAATATTGATTCCCATGTAGAATCCAATGATCAAGTTGACTCTTCTGCTTCTAAAGGTTCTGTGATGGCGCATGAAATGACTCCAATGGAAGTTATGGTTCGTAACAACACAAAGGAATTAATCAAGATGAGTCTTAACGTTGTGTGCAGAGATGTTGCGGGAGAGGATTGTGTAGAGTGTGCAAATGCAACTGTCTTATGTTCTG GTGTTTTGGGTGGGATAACCATGGAGGTTCCACCGCTTGAAGaaatcaaccattctttctCTTTGTATTTTCTCGTCCCCGGGGAGTACACACTAATAGCGGCTGCCATGATCGAAGATGCTAATGATATCCTCAGGGCTCGTGCAAGAACCAAATCCTCTGATGAGCCGATCTTCTGTCGTGGCCCTCCATATCATGTCCGGGTTGTTGGCACTGCATAA
- the LOC133736542 gene encoding trafficking protein particle complex II-specific subunit 120 homolog isoform X2, producing MEPDVSIETSSMIRVAVLPIGHVPPVLLRDYHSMLLRHQSIPLSAVSSFYTEHQKSPFAHQPWDSGSLRFKFVLGGAPPSPWEDFQSNRKTLAVIGICHCPSSPDLGSVMDQFDSVCRAYPAALVERCFAFCPADSQLEDGSKKGWNLMLFPPADRATQEFHLQTMMQDIAASLLMEFEKWVLKAEPAGTIVKTPLDSQATLNSEEVIKAKKRRLGRAQKTMGDYCLLAGSPVDANLHYSTALELARLTGDFFWYAGALEGSVCALLIDRMGQKDTAVEEEVRYRYSSVILHYRKSFIQENAQRVSPLTFELEATLKLARFLCRRELAREVVELLTNAADGAKSLIDASDRLVLYVEIARLYGTLGYQRKAAFFSRQVAQLYLQQDNRLAAISAMQVLAMTTKAYRVQSKASTLEDSVPKETGSSVAEGGKMLHQSVVSLFESQWSTLQMVVLREILLSAVRAGDPLAAWGAAARLLRSYYPLITPAGQNGLASALSNSADRLPSGTRCADPALPFIRLYSFPLHPSQMDIVKRNPAREDWWAGAANTGPFIYTPFSKGEPSNNSKQELIWIVGEPVQILVELANPCGFDLRVDSIYLSVPSGNFDAFPVTVNLPPNSSKVVTLSGIPTSVGPVTIPGCTVHCFGVITEHLFKDVDNLLLGATQGLVLSDPFRCCGSARLKNISVPSISVVPPLPLLVSRVVGGDGAIILHEGEIRDIWISLANAGTVPVEQVHVSLSGKHQDSVLFIASETLKSALPLRPGAEVTIPVTLKAWRIVLADADTAAGRSASKHSKDGNSPTLLIHYAGTLPNTGDPSTEKSVVPPGRRLVVPLQICVLQGLSFVKARLLSMEIPAQVGENLPKPVHIDNSLTEGAVGTPNKMDRLVKIDPFRGSWGLRFLELELSNPTDVVFEISVSVQLENTDHEHSLSDDRDATEYGYPKTRIDRDCSARVLIPLEHFKLPVLDDSFFVKDNQADGSGRSYSFSERNTKAELNASIKNLISRIKVRWQSGRNSTGELNIKDAVQAALQTSVMDVLLPDPLTFCFRLSRNGPGPENIDSHVESNDQVDSSASKGSVMAHEMTPMEVMVRNNTKELIKMSLNVVCRDVAGEDCVECANATVLCSGVLGGITMEVPPLEEINHSFSLYFLVPGEYTLIAAAMIEDANDILRARARTKSSDEPIFCRGPPYHVRVVGTA from the exons ATGGAGCCGGACGTGAGCATCGAAACCAGCTCCATGATCCGCGTGGCGGTCCTCCCCATTGGCCACGTGCCCCCGGTCCTCCTGCGCGACTACCACTCCATGCTGCTCCGCCACCAGTCGATCCCTCTCTCCGCCGTCAGCTCCTTCTACACCGAGCACCAGAAGTCGCCCTTCGCTCACCAGCCCTGGGACTCCGGCAGCCTCCGCTTCAAGTTCGTCCTCGGCGGCGCCCCTCCCAGCCCCTGGGAGGACTTCCAGTCCAACCGCAAAACCCTTGCCGTCATCGGAATCTGCCACTGTCCTTCCTCCCCGGATCTCGGCTCCGTCATGGATCAATTCGATTCCGTCTGTAGAGCCTACCCTGCCGCACTCGTCGAACGCTGCTTTGCCTTCTGCCCCGCCGATTCTCAG TTGGAGGATGGGAGTAAGAAAGGGTGGAACCTGATGCTGTTCCCACCCGCGGATCGGGCCACACAGGAGTTTCACTTGCAAACGATGATGCAAGACATAGCGGCCTCATTGCTAATGGAGTTTGAGAAATGGGTGCTTAAGGCTGAGCCTGCGGGGACTATTGTCAAGACGCCTTTGGATTCTCAAGCTACTCTCAACTCAGAGGAG GTTATAAAGGCGAAGAAACGGAGGCTTGGGCGTGCACAGAAGACTATGGGTGATTATTGCTTGTTGGCAGGATCACCGGTTGATGCCAATCTTCATTACTCTACTGCACTGGAACTTGCTAGGTTGACCGGAGATTTTTTTTGGTATGCTGGTGCATTGGAGGGAAGCGTTTGTGCATTACTG ATTGATCGAATGGGCCAAAAGGATACAGCCGTGGAAGAAGAAGTTAGATATCGGTATAGTAGTGTCATTTTGCACTACAGGAAGTCGTTCATACAAGAGAATGCTCAGAG AGTTTCACCCTTAACATTTGAACTTGAGGCTACTCTGAAATTGGCAAGGTTTCTTTGCAG ACGTGAGCTGGCTAGGGAGGTAGTGGAGCTACTAACAAATGCAGCAGATGGTGCGAAATCTCTGATTGATGCCAGTGATAGACTTGTGCTTTATGTTGAAATAGCTCGTTTATATGGAACTCTCGGTTATCAGCGAAAAGCTGCCTTTTTCTCAAGGCAGGTAGCTCAGTTATATTTGCAACAAGATAATAGACTGGCTGCCATTAGTGCAATGCAAGTTCTTGCAATGACCACAAAAGCATATCGTGTTCAGAGTAAAGCTTCAACCTTGGAAGATTCTGTTCCCAAA GAAACTGGATCAAGTGTTGCTGAGGGTGGGAAAATGCTCCATCAGTCGGTAGTCTCTCTATTTGAGTCTCAGTGGAGCACATTACAGATGGTTGTACTAAGGGAAATCCTGCTATCTGCTGTCCGAGCAGGAGATCCTCTTGCTGCGTGGGGTGCAGCTGCAAGACTACTAAGATCATATTATCCTTTAATTACACCTGCTGGGCAAAATGGCCTTGCTAGTGCACTTTCCAATTCAGCGGATCGGTTGCCCTCAGGAACTCGCTGTGCTGACCCTGCCTTACCTTTCATTAG GTTGTATTCTTTTCCTCTCCATCCCTCACAAATGGACATTGTAAAGCGCAATCCTGCTAGAGAAGACTGGTGGGCTGGAGCTGCTAATACTGGGCCTTTTATTTATACACCATTCAGCAAGGGAGAGCCAAGCAATAACAGCAAACAGGAGCTGATTTGGATTGTTGGAGAACCAGTTCAGATTTTGGTGGAACTGGCAAACCCATGCGGCTTTGATTTGAGGGTCGATAGTATATATCTCTCTGTGCCTTCAGGAAATTTTGATGCTTTTCCAGTCACTGTAAATCTTCCACCCAATTCATCAAAGGTGGTCACTTTATCAGGGATCCCAACTTCAGTAGGGCCAGTGACAATTCCTGGGTGCACCGTCCACTGCTTTGGTGTTATTACTGAACACCTGTTTAAGGATGTTGACAATCTACTCCTTGGAGCTACACAAGGACTTGTTCTTTCTGACCCTTTCAGATGCTGTGGGTCTGCAAGGTTGAAAAATATATCTGTTCCAAGTATTTCTGTAGTACCGCCACTGCCATTACTGGTTTCACGTGTTGTTGGTGGTGATGGTGCAATCATTCTACACGAAGGTGAAATTCGTGATATATGGATAAGTCTGGCTAATGCTGGTACAGTTCCAGTTGAGCAAGTCCATGTATCGCTATCTGGAAAACACCAAGATTCTGTTCTCTTTATTGCATCTGAAACCTTAAAATCTGCCCTTCCCTTGAGGCCTGGAGCAGAAGTGACAATTCCTGTGACTTTAAAAGCTTGGCGAATTGTCTTAGCGGATGCAGATACTGCTGCTGGCAGGAGTGCCTCTAAGCACTCTAAGGATGGAAATAGCCCCACATTATTGATCCATTATGCAG GGACTCTGCCAAATACTGGAGATCCTTCAACAGAAAAGTCTGTTGTCCCACCTGGCAGACGCCTGGTTGTTCCTTTGCAGATTTGTGTTTTGCAAGGTTTGTCTTTTGTAAAGGCTCGTCTGCTCTCGATGGAGATTCCTGCACAAGTAGGTGAAAACCTTCCGAAGCCAGTTCATATTGACAATAGTCTTACTGAAGGAGCTGTGGGCACTCCAAATAAGATGGACAGATTGGTGAAAATTGATCCTTTTAGAGGAAGCTGGGGACTACGCTTCCTTGAACTTGAGTTGTCTAATCCAACTGATGTTGTCTTTGAAATTAGTGTTTCAGTCCAACTGGAGAACACCGATCATGAGCATAGCCTCTCCGATGATCGAGATGCTACTGAGTATGGTTACCCTAAAACAAGAATTGATCGAGATTGTTCTGCGAGGGTACTGATACCACTGGAGCATTTTAAATTGCCTGTTCTTGATGATTCTTTTTTTGTAAAAGATAATCAAGCTGATGGGAGTGGCAGAAGTTATAGCTTTTCAGAAAGGAATACGAAAGCTGAACTTAATGCCTCTATCAAGAACCTTATATCTAGAATAAAGGTTAGGTGGCAATCAGGGCGAAACAGCACTGGAGAATTAAATATCAAGGATGCTGTACAGGCTGCCCTTCAGACATCTGTTATGGATGTACTGCTGCCAGACCCATTAACATTTTGCTTCAGGCTTTCCAGAAATGGCCCTGGACCTGAAAATATTGATTCCCATGTAGAATCCAATGATCAAGTTGACTCTTCTGCTTCTAAAGGTTCTGTGATGGCGCATGAAATGACTCCAATGGAAGTTATGGTTCGTAACAACACAAAGGAATTAATCAAGATGAGTCTTAACGTTGTGTGCAGAGATGTTGCGGGAGAGGATTGTGTAGAGTGTGCAAATGCAACTGTCTTATGTTCTG GTGTTTTGGGTGGGATAACCATGGAGGTTCCACCGCTTGAAGaaatcaaccattctttctCTTTGTATTTTCTCGTCCCCGGGGAGTACACACTAATAGCGGCTGCCATGATCGAAGATGCTAATGATATCCTCAGGGCTCGTGCAAGAACCAAATCCTCTGATGAGCCGATCTTCTGTCGTGGCCCTCCATATCATGTCCGGGTTGTTGGCACTGCATAA
- the LOC133736542 gene encoding trafficking protein particle complex II-specific subunit 120 homolog isoform X1: MEPDVSIETSSMIRVAVLPIGHVPPVLLRDYHSMLLRHQSIPLSAVSSFYTEHQKSPFAHQPWDSGSLRFKFVLGGAPPSPWEDFQSNRKTLAVIGICHCPSSPDLGSVMDQFDSVCRAYPAALVERCFAFCPADSQLEDGSKKGWNLMLFPPADRATQEFHLQTMMQDIAASLLMEFEKWVLKAEPAGTIVKTPLDSQATLNSEEVIKAKKRRLGRAQKTMGDYCLLAGSPVDANLHYSTALELARLTGDFFWYAGALEGSVCALLIDRMGQKDTAVEEEVRYRYSSVILHYRKSFIQENAQRVSPLTFELEATLKLARFLCRRELAREVVELLTNAADGAKSLIDASDRLVLYVEIARLYGTLGYQRKAAFFSRQVAQLYLQQDNRLAAISAMQVLAMTTKAYRVQSKASTLEDSVPKKETGSSVAEGGKMLHQSVVSLFESQWSTLQMVVLREILLSAVRAGDPLAAWGAAARLLRSYYPLITPAGQNGLASALSNSADRLPSGTRCADPALPFIRLYSFPLHPSQMDIVKRNPAREDWWAGAANTGPFIYTPFSKGEPSNNSKQELIWIVGEPVQILVELANPCGFDLRVDSIYLSVPSGNFDAFPVTVNLPPNSSKVVTLSGIPTSVGPVTIPGCTVHCFGVITEHLFKDVDNLLLGATQGLVLSDPFRCCGSARLKNISVPSISVVPPLPLLVSRVVGGDGAIILHEGEIRDIWISLANAGTVPVEQVHVSLSGKHQDSVLFIASETLKSALPLRPGAEVTIPVTLKAWRIVLADADTAAGRSASKHSKDGNSPTLLIHYAGTLPNTGDPSTEKSVVPPGRRLVVPLQICVLQGLSFVKARLLSMEIPAQVGENLPKPVHIDNSLTEGAVGTPNKMDRLVKIDPFRGSWGLRFLELELSNPTDVVFEISVSVQLENTDHEHSLSDDRDATEYGYPKTRIDRDCSARVLIPLEHFKLPVLDDSFFVKDNQADGSGRSYSFSERNTKAELNASIKNLISRIKVRWQSGRNSTGELNIKDAVQAALQTSVMDVLLPDPLTFCFRLSRNGPGPENIDSHVESNDQVDSSASKGSVMAHEMTPMEVMVRNNTKELIKMSLNVVCRDVAGEDCVECANATVLCSGVLGGITMEVPPLEEINHSFSLYFLVPGEYTLIAAAMIEDANDILRARARTKSSDEPIFCRGPPYHVRVVGTA; encoded by the exons ATGGAGCCGGACGTGAGCATCGAAACCAGCTCCATGATCCGCGTGGCGGTCCTCCCCATTGGCCACGTGCCCCCGGTCCTCCTGCGCGACTACCACTCCATGCTGCTCCGCCACCAGTCGATCCCTCTCTCCGCCGTCAGCTCCTTCTACACCGAGCACCAGAAGTCGCCCTTCGCTCACCAGCCCTGGGACTCCGGCAGCCTCCGCTTCAAGTTCGTCCTCGGCGGCGCCCCTCCCAGCCCCTGGGAGGACTTCCAGTCCAACCGCAAAACCCTTGCCGTCATCGGAATCTGCCACTGTCCTTCCTCCCCGGATCTCGGCTCCGTCATGGATCAATTCGATTCCGTCTGTAGAGCCTACCCTGCCGCACTCGTCGAACGCTGCTTTGCCTTCTGCCCCGCCGATTCTCAG TTGGAGGATGGGAGTAAGAAAGGGTGGAACCTGATGCTGTTCCCACCCGCGGATCGGGCCACACAGGAGTTTCACTTGCAAACGATGATGCAAGACATAGCGGCCTCATTGCTAATGGAGTTTGAGAAATGGGTGCTTAAGGCTGAGCCTGCGGGGACTATTGTCAAGACGCCTTTGGATTCTCAAGCTACTCTCAACTCAGAGGAG GTTATAAAGGCGAAGAAACGGAGGCTTGGGCGTGCACAGAAGACTATGGGTGATTATTGCTTGTTGGCAGGATCACCGGTTGATGCCAATCTTCATTACTCTACTGCACTGGAACTTGCTAGGTTGACCGGAGATTTTTTTTGGTATGCTGGTGCATTGGAGGGAAGCGTTTGTGCATTACTG ATTGATCGAATGGGCCAAAAGGATACAGCCGTGGAAGAAGAAGTTAGATATCGGTATAGTAGTGTCATTTTGCACTACAGGAAGTCGTTCATACAAGAGAATGCTCAGAG AGTTTCACCCTTAACATTTGAACTTGAGGCTACTCTGAAATTGGCAAGGTTTCTTTGCAG ACGTGAGCTGGCTAGGGAGGTAGTGGAGCTACTAACAAATGCAGCAGATGGTGCGAAATCTCTGATTGATGCCAGTGATAGACTTGTGCTTTATGTTGAAATAGCTCGTTTATATGGAACTCTCGGTTATCAGCGAAAAGCTGCCTTTTTCTCAAGGCAGGTAGCTCAGTTATATTTGCAACAAGATAATAGACTGGCTGCCATTAGTGCAATGCAAGTTCTTGCAATGACCACAAAAGCATATCGTGTTCAGAGTAAAGCTTCAACCTTGGAAGATTCTGTTCCCAAA AAGGAAACTGGATCAAGTGTTGCTGAGGGTGGGAAAATGCTCCATCAGTCGGTAGTCTCTCTATTTGAGTCTCAGTGGAGCACATTACAGATGGTTGTACTAAGGGAAATCCTGCTATCTGCTGTCCGAGCAGGAGATCCTCTTGCTGCGTGGGGTGCAGCTGCAAGACTACTAAGATCATATTATCCTTTAATTACACCTGCTGGGCAAAATGGCCTTGCTAGTGCACTTTCCAATTCAGCGGATCGGTTGCCCTCAGGAACTCGCTGTGCTGACCCTGCCTTACCTTTCATTAG GTTGTATTCTTTTCCTCTCCATCCCTCACAAATGGACATTGTAAAGCGCAATCCTGCTAGAGAAGACTGGTGGGCTGGAGCTGCTAATACTGGGCCTTTTATTTATACACCATTCAGCAAGGGAGAGCCAAGCAATAACAGCAAACAGGAGCTGATTTGGATTGTTGGAGAACCAGTTCAGATTTTGGTGGAACTGGCAAACCCATGCGGCTTTGATTTGAGGGTCGATAGTATATATCTCTCTGTGCCTTCAGGAAATTTTGATGCTTTTCCAGTCACTGTAAATCTTCCACCCAATTCATCAAAGGTGGTCACTTTATCAGGGATCCCAACTTCAGTAGGGCCAGTGACAATTCCTGGGTGCACCGTCCACTGCTTTGGTGTTATTACTGAACACCTGTTTAAGGATGTTGACAATCTACTCCTTGGAGCTACACAAGGACTTGTTCTTTCTGACCCTTTCAGATGCTGTGGGTCTGCAAGGTTGAAAAATATATCTGTTCCAAGTATTTCTGTAGTACCGCCACTGCCATTACTGGTTTCACGTGTTGTTGGTGGTGATGGTGCAATCATTCTACACGAAGGTGAAATTCGTGATATATGGATAAGTCTGGCTAATGCTGGTACAGTTCCAGTTGAGCAAGTCCATGTATCGCTATCTGGAAAACACCAAGATTCTGTTCTCTTTATTGCATCTGAAACCTTAAAATCTGCCCTTCCCTTGAGGCCTGGAGCAGAAGTGACAATTCCTGTGACTTTAAAAGCTTGGCGAATTGTCTTAGCGGATGCAGATACTGCTGCTGGCAGGAGTGCCTCTAAGCACTCTAAGGATGGAAATAGCCCCACATTATTGATCCATTATGCAG GGACTCTGCCAAATACTGGAGATCCTTCAACAGAAAAGTCTGTTGTCCCACCTGGCAGACGCCTGGTTGTTCCTTTGCAGATTTGTGTTTTGCAAGGTTTGTCTTTTGTAAAGGCTCGTCTGCTCTCGATGGAGATTCCTGCACAAGTAGGTGAAAACCTTCCGAAGCCAGTTCATATTGACAATAGTCTTACTGAAGGAGCTGTGGGCACTCCAAATAAGATGGACAGATTGGTGAAAATTGATCCTTTTAGAGGAAGCTGGGGACTACGCTTCCTTGAACTTGAGTTGTCTAATCCAACTGATGTTGTCTTTGAAATTAGTGTTTCAGTCCAACTGGAGAACACCGATCATGAGCATAGCCTCTCCGATGATCGAGATGCTACTGAGTATGGTTACCCTAAAACAAGAATTGATCGAGATTGTTCTGCGAGGGTACTGATACCACTGGAGCATTTTAAATTGCCTGTTCTTGATGATTCTTTTTTTGTAAAAGATAATCAAGCTGATGGGAGTGGCAGAAGTTATAGCTTTTCAGAAAGGAATACGAAAGCTGAACTTAATGCCTCTATCAAGAACCTTATATCTAGAATAAAGGTTAGGTGGCAATCAGGGCGAAACAGCACTGGAGAATTAAATATCAAGGATGCTGTACAGGCTGCCCTTCAGACATCTGTTATGGATGTACTGCTGCCAGACCCATTAACATTTTGCTTCAGGCTTTCCAGAAATGGCCCTGGACCTGAAAATATTGATTCCCATGTAGAATCCAATGATCAAGTTGACTCTTCTGCTTCTAAAGGTTCTGTGATGGCGCATGAAATGACTCCAATGGAAGTTATGGTTCGTAACAACACAAAGGAATTAATCAAGATGAGTCTTAACGTTGTGTGCAGAGATGTTGCGGGAGAGGATTGTGTAGAGTGTGCAAATGCAACTGTCTTATGTTCTG GTGTTTTGGGTGGGATAACCATGGAGGTTCCACCGCTTGAAGaaatcaaccattctttctCTTTGTATTTTCTCGTCCCCGGGGAGTACACACTAATAGCGGCTGCCATGATCGAAGATGCTAATGATATCCTCAGGGCTCGTGCAAGAACCAAATCCTCTGATGAGCCGATCTTCTGTCGTGGCCCTCCATATCATGTCCGGGTTGTTGGCACTGCATAA